The genomic segment CTACTTTTACTATTATTTCTGATTTTATGCTTTATGCAAACGCCTTTAAGTTTTAGTTTATTGAAATCTAGATTAAATTTTGTTGAGAGATGACTTTTACGTTTTCTAATCATATCTAAACTTACTCTGTGATAACGTTTTATTTGTTAGAATTTAAATTGAacaatttaatcttaaaatagaTAATCTATTCTTAGaaactagtacaaaaatatcgtACAACGTCATTGTTTTTTGGCCTTCCACGTCGAATTCGAGatcgacgtcatatcgggagacgttaaattgacatcgaattttgttaatattcgacgttaaacaattttttttttaattaattgtaatcttTTTTAAGACTCTACGAGAcatgaaaaacagaaaaacaaccaatttcagtttttggtattttataaagcatgaactataaACGTGTAtagtatagtatcaacaacaaacaacaataataaacaacaaacaagttcaataaaacaaaaacaaacaaattcaactaaataacaacaacaaacaagttcaacaaaaaataacaaacaagttcaaccaaaaattcttcaaaacgaaaactaaccttcaaaaaaGTGTTCCCACCTGTGAGTGAGAAAGCAGACTGAGCctataaagtagttaattaacatgcatttgtatcaaatgaaaagaaagatgaCATGtaatggtcgtcaaacttcgttcgagaaaagtttgagaagagaagagggtctcacgcgctaagataaagtgaatgaattttcaatctcccactcaaattaaaaagaagaaactTTTGcctgacaaataatacgtcgaagctcctacaaaattcggtgtattatatgtggtttaaaagaaaaaagaattaaaaatgggTTACTTTTTGGCTTTTGGCTGACAACCGATACGTCAAAGCCCTTACGGAATTCGACGTATTATAGGGTGACTCTTTGGCTTCTGACTGACAAATATTATGTCGAACCCCTACAGAATATTGGACATactattggtggtttaaaagaaagaaaaaagagaatgaCGCGctggtttaaataattatcatcaTAGAACGTCGAATTGAATGAGGCTTCGACGttgtataattgtatttatttacaaaataactttagctattcagtggttggacgttaaACCCATTatgttatatgttatttttgcATTGGTGAGAGTTGACATTTTATCCACCTAAaagatttactttttaatttaattgtgaaAACCACattgatttttgtatataacaaaaaaattgttttaattttcgaAGTGAAAATATTCATTAGTTCATTAAAAGTCACATTAATTACTGTAAACCATtaacgagaaaaaaaaaacacttctaTCAcgtatttgaaaaacaaaagtagaAAGAATGTGTGTGAAATTCAAAGAAAACGAAgtatttcttttgaaaaaaagaagcgACATAAAGACTagagaaaaatcaatttttgtttctcttttattaatttttattcgtttatttttctttcttgcttcCTTTTATAGTAACTTTTTTTCTCCTTACTTAATtgaaagaaagcaaaattgaCAAGTATGGCTAAGGCAGGAACAATCCGAAATTGACTTCTATAACAATGGAGATTATAAGAACTTGGACTAGAAAATGGGTTTTGAATCAAACAATTATTTGTGTCGTGGTGGAAACAGACCAAACGATACTTCCACGAACCCGTCTTGCCcccaaaatttatcaaaataatgtGATGTGACACGTTCATCATACACACATATACTGTAACTCTTCCTACCATGGAACAAAAATGTGGGGCTAAAGCACCCAAAGAGCTAAAAGAGAATTGGGTTtaccaaagaaaaaataaattatagtttatatgTACTGCAAAGAAATGGGTTATCTTTGACTTTCCTCACACACACATGTCGAATAGAAATATGCAATTTTATAGGATTACTTCACTACAAACtgaaataaaactatattttgcATTCATAATctccattaaaattatttcttttatcaatatattaaaaaaaaacacaaaaactgtTGTCTTAacgtaaaatataattaacctttcatatttttaagtaaaacttTCAACACATTCTATAAGtatatattaatgataatttaataacaatcCAATAATAAGTGtgacaataaatttaataataacaaatttcattacAAATTCTAACTTATGATTCTagtatcatattaaaaaataagtttaaaatttaattcaatatcataaaatgaacttataatatgatatttttttaattatatattataatcttatttttagtttacataaaacattcaaaataacacataattttcattgaatgagttgtaaaaaaaaaatactcgtACAAATTAccaacttttataatatttttaatctttgcAAAAATGTGGAACACGAGTAAGATTCTTTGGCCTTGAAAATTTGTAGTGGACATTTATTTAAAACGTACTCCTACGCACTTACGTTTTTTCAAGACATGCATTAATTAATTACCTTAAAAAGggagttaattaaattaatatataaaaagtacaCCTAGTTTCATATTTGTCTATGATTCTACAGTTTTAGATTTCATTTATGTacatttagtttttcaaatacCTCAAAATATCTTTCGTTTCTcaaatttgaattgaattatgtatttcaaataatttataatattacctccctatatgtatgtatatatattataaatcaaagccatattaacaactttaatgtgataaataaacaaaaaatcatacaattataaatgtataataaatttatatgacACAGTGGAATAGTGGGAACTTAAATCACATCAACTATATCTTAAAGGAATTCGATTAATAAATGAGGAATTAAAATTGCAAAATTACAACATTTAAAAACTATAAGTTCAATAAAAGCTAAAATATGTATAGAAGCCAGTTGAATTGTTTATGATAATATTTGGTTCTGAAACTTGAGCAGTAGGCTAAAGTGTAACTTACATTACTTGTTAAATTGGTGAATTAGAATAAATTAATGCACGCTCACTTGGCAGCAGATAGCAACGTAGCTGCCCCACTTGCTAAAGTGTAAAAATCGTGTTTTTGCTTCTGTTTATAGTTAGTTAAAGAGCACGTTCCATTGAACTGTTTATGTCAAATTTTGTCTCATCCATGTGAGAGTCAATGTTCTTGTTTGCTTTATACATAGGAAGGTTCCTCCTGGCGACAAACTATTCATATGAGTTTTGTTATTACATATGTGCAATCAATCATGTTCTGCACAAAAGCTTTGTCTTGGTTGTTAATAATGACATTCGACACAAAAGAATAAGGAGGGAAACAACCACGAAAAACATACGATATGCACGTTTTTTGAGGCACTAACCTGAACTCATAAACCAATTAATATGTTCATCCACCCTATGAAGCTAAGACCAACATAGGAATTTTATGTGATGTAGGACCTCCTCatacttttccttttatttatgattatattaGTGTTGTAACATTTTCGCACAGACAAATTTGTGGCATGAGAGCAGAACATGATAGACACTTTCATCAAAGGGTAGTTAACAGCATTATTATGAAGAATCACATTCGCTTAGTTAAGATTAGCCCTTGTTGGCAATCTTGCTTTGAACACCCTCCTCGAAAAGAAGCTAAGTTTTGTACTAGAGGTTGGTTTTATGGAATAAGACCTTGTTTCGGATCCACTTATCTTCCTCATCCCTTTTCTGTAAAGTTGTATATCTCGTGTGAGAGGTTAAAGAGACTTATaagtaaacaaattaataatgaagaatatatacaataataattggGTTAATAACTAGCAGAAAAATAGGGTTTATATTATATGAACCATTAACTCAAAGACAAGGCTCCCTTCCTGACAAGTATACTTTCCTAGTATCTTTTGTTTAACTTTATATGTCTTCTTAGAATACCCCATTACGCATTTACTTGCATGCAACATTTCAAAGGCACCTAACCATTGACAACCacatttcaattaattttaataccAATACTTAACAAACATCTAAGGACTTAACTTTCTACACCCCAATAGTTTGTTGCTCCATCTCCCTCAACCATGATAATgtaaaaatatccttatatattttGTTACCGAGCCTTtgaatttacaaaatttagatattctattttaaattatataatctataattatttattttttatgttgtttgacatctttttttaactttacGAATCAAAATGTATTTATGGTGAAATCTAAAAAAACGTTTTTCAAGTATTCAATCACAATGTATTTCCAAAAATAAGTTGTGGGTTTAGAATTTTGTTCAatgcaatttaaaatataactggTAACCCACCTTCCCAATTATACAATTTGTAACTATTCCAAAGTTAGTTTTTTATTCCAATGCATCAAGTACAATTATATTCTTCAAAGTTTTCGGTATCCTTATTTACATTTGTTGATAATGTATATATAGTAGGAAGAAATCTACCATTCTCATCAGGTCACAAATTTAGTCTAATACCCCAAAGTTGTAAGTCCTTTCTTGTCTTTAGATTCTCTttgcatttattatttgtactatCATTCAACAGTGAAAACACTATATTgtcacaaatatttttttcaatgtacATAACATCTAGATTGTGGTGCAATAAGTTATCTACACAATAAGGAAACTAAAAAAAGATACTTTTCTTTTGCCTATGGTAGAGTGTTTATCTTAGGATGATCAACTCTCTGTTGTCTTTTTGTCCTTTCTTCAAGTATAGGTTCTTTTCCAAACTCAACATGAATATTATCAACTTGTTGTAAGATATCATGTCTTGAAATTGCCACTGGTTGACTTCTATGTTCAATAATAGTTCTATCAAACCTTCTGTGGGTCAATCTAAACCTATGTCTTGCATCTAACCAACAATGATGACTTATGAAACAAAATTTCCCACCTTTAACAAGCTTTTTAGGAGttgtatcaaaattacatctcaAACATGTTAATCCTATAAGTGTGTTCCATCCAGATAAGGTTCTAAGTCCTAGAAAGTCACTAATAGTCCACAATATGGTTGCATGCATATCAAATACTTCATTCCCATATGAATCAAAAGTCAGTGTTCCATAACTCCTTCAAGTCTTCTATTACTGGTTGTAAGTATACATCAATATCATTACTCGGTGCTCGCTTTCCAAGAATGATCGTGGATAGAATGAATGAACTTTGCTTCATACACATCCAAGGAGGAAGGTTGTATGGTATGTGTACAACTGGCCAAATACTGTGACTGGTGCTTAAGTTTCCATATGGATTGAACCCATCTATAGCTAAACCCAAGTCTCAGATTTTGAGGGTCTAAGGCAAATTGAGGGTGCATCAAGTCAAATTTCTTCCATGCTTCAGAATCTTTTGGATGTCTTAAGGTTCCCTCATATGTAGTTTCTTATGATGCCATCTCATATGCTCAACTATTTTAAATGACAAAAACATCCTCTATAATCGAGGCTTCAATGGAAAATATCTTAACACCTTTGCAGGAAATTTCTTTCGCTTATTAACAATATCATCATCACCAATTGTACTTCTCCTTTTTGTCTTCCATCTTGATGTCTTACATTTCTTACAAAAATCTTTATCTTTGTCTTCTccaacatacaacatacaatCATTCGAACAAGCATCAATTTTGGTATAATTACGATCAAGCTTGTTAATGACCTTTTAGGCTTCATATAATGAATGTGGAATTTTAGCATGTTCAAATGCATCTGCTAGCAACCTAGTATTATGAACATTGCTTTCTCAATTATTCTGCATAGACATTTGATGTGATACAACTTCATTAAGAAtgaaagttttgaatatttatgACATCCTTGATTTAAACTTCAATGTTCATCTtgcattaattcaaaaaaaccCGAACCATCATGCGTTCTAGTATGACTTGACTCTACACCCAAATTATCATAATTGACCATATTATTCTTAGAGCAATGATGCAAAAATACATCATTAACTATTTCACACATGTTATCATTAATTGTAACTCTTCCATCATCGTCTTCAGCCATGACACCTACTTCATCATTTACTTTTCTCTCCCCATGTAGAAGCCACATTGTATACCCTTTtggaaaatgtttaaaaatgaagTGCTCATATACTACTTCACAACATTGtcatttcttaaaattgaatttCTGACAGAGAcatattatctttttcttaacACCACTATTACTGAATGTTAAGTGCAAGAATGTATTCAATCCTCTCATATATTGACTTGTATTTTGAGGCATGTCTATCCATGATTTGTCCATTAAAACGAGTTTTGTTATGGCAAGAggattaaaaacttaaaataaattaccaTATTACACAAAGTTCACTACATTagaaaaatttactaaattggTTATAAAACTAATTCCTATGTAAACTTAgttataaatttcaaaagtGAAATGGTCTACTTTCTTATGGATACGAAGAATTTAAAACTAAGTAGTCCCTAGTTTTAAAATTCTTAACTGGAAGCATGCAAGACATATTAAGAAATACTAattcttattaaataaaaaacaaagtgatcgcaaaattttaatataaaaagatgcAATATAAATGAGAATGATGAAGAAATATCCTTAATTTGCGAATGTGTAActcacaataataatataataattcctaatatatcattatttgtaattaaatcAGAAAATCCAAATATATATTTCACCTTCAATTAACTTAATTGTAACTTGAAACGACTTTagatattatttgttatttataagattataatattttaaaattattattaaaacctATTTAAACAAACAGTTCAAAttctcttaaaattaaaatgttctaATTTAAATTctgcaataaaataatattttaaatatccaaaatataataaatactttttaaaataaaacataactaACCATTATACCCTTGTATTTATATCCTTACTAGAAAACACacacatatttaaatattaatttcggaatttcattaaaattctataaatacactgtcaattaaatatatagtaAATTGAAAATAGTCTTttaaaaagcataaaacaaaaaaaaaaaaaaaaccggAAAGCCCGTGCTAACATACGGGTAGCAGATtagtagaaaacaaaaaattaattttgtatttatacaGGGAGGATTATTTCAGTCTTTACACATCTTCATAGTGGTGTACAAAGAAATTAAGGAGGTGCAGGAGCCCATAAACTAATTAGACTGGGCCAGGTAGTTCAGCAGGCCCATTTTGACACTCGTGTTTCTCATACATCAGTTGATTTTGTGTTAAGAAGAGAGAGATTTGATTTGAGGCGCCGTCGTTTCACTCTCCACCATCATCTtcagaagaaaaaccctaacaacaaGTTGCAAGGGAAGTGGAATCAGAGCTGTGAAACCCTAACTGTTGTGAAACGCTAATAATGGGAGGAAAATGTCCGCACCGGAacgtgaagaaaagaagatattCTCACAAGACAGCACGCCGAACCAAATTTGAGTTGAAAGGCGACGATATGGTTTACGCGCAGCTAAACAAACCCGATGAAGAGATAACCCCTTTACCCGTAGACGAAGATTTGCCTGGGATGGGACAGTACTATTGCCCTCACTGCgagtaatttctttttcttcctccttctttGTGTGCTTCTTTTTATCAATATGATTTacgtttatatatttattgatctTTTAACATGGGATTGAAAAGTTTGGTGTAGTAGAACACTAAGATGCCAAGTTTAGGTTATAGGAATAGAAGATAAAAAGTGTACATGTGTAAGAAAATAGAGGATAGATTCGAGAGaatggatagattttaaaaacttttcagTTTATGGTTTTAAGAACTGATTTCTAGAACTTTTTAATTCTGATTATTCAATAACCTGATAAGTAGAGTTCCGTGATAATGCTGCATTATTGGAGTGGGTTTATAGTTAGCATCGCTAGCATTTTTCTTCTTgctttttcaatcttttaacTGAGGTGGGTTTTTGACTTTCTCAGACCTATTCAATCCCATCCCACTTCTCCGTTTTCGAGCAACGTGGGagaacaaatttttatttgcttttcttAATTCTTAATTGCTTATTCCGTTTTGTTATGATTTAAGGAATATGGATACTGAGGTATTCGTCTCCaatctccctttttttttttgcttttttggTTGTTGGTTGGTTTCATGATTAGATTGagtaattgatttttatttgtgCAGTCGGTACTTTTCCAATATAACTGTGAGGGATGAACACTTTAAGACCAAACGACACAAGAAGCGGTAtgctacttttttttatgttttgtttttgaatCTATGCTATATTCTCCCCTTATTTATATTGCTGAAGATTGGTTAAATTTATAGAATCGCTCGTGTTTTGCTGTACTATTGTGTTTCATGTATGAGCTTTCAGATATGTGAACATATAAAGCTGATGAACACTATGAAAAGAACAAGtcttactttttaataataattgagTGTAGTTGAACATAATACGAGTAATTCAAGCTTGTTTAGATAAAAGATACTGCATTTagaactttaataaaaataaaattgatccTCATCTAGTCTCTGTTTTAAAAGGAGTGATCAAATTAGATGACTCGGAATAGATTATGGATGGCAGATAGTTAACGAAGTCATGAATGTTGAATAGCTTGATTAATTACTTACCTCAGTCCCAATTATTACCTTAGCTTGTCCTTTCCCTGCTTATTATActcataaattatattaatataaggTGTAAATTCGTATTGCATGTctatttattttggaaaagtAAAGACGTATatgtacacacacacacacatttatATAAATGAAGTTAGGTGGCTCTATTAACTAATGAGGAATTACTTATCATCAAATTGTTCTATACTTGTTCAAACCCTTGACTTCACCATCACACATTAAAGGCTGTTACATGT from the Vigna angularis cultivar LongXiaoDou No.4 chromosome 3, ASM1680809v1, whole genome shotgun sequence genome contains:
- the LOC108325256 gene encoding uncharacterized protein LOC108325256, whose translation is MGGKCPHRNVKKRRYSHKTARRTKFELKGDDMVYAQLNKPDEEITPLPVDEDLPGMGQYYCPHCDRYFSNITVRDEHFKTKRHKKRVKIMMGPAPHTQLDAELAAGMGMPDNGPKLMSM